One Hypomesus transpacificus isolate Combined female chromosome 6, fHypTra1, whole genome shotgun sequence DNA segment encodes these proteins:
- the nt5e gene encoding 5'-nucleotidase isoform X1, with protein MKELRCLVYFCIYVSVTAWDLTLLHTNDVHARVEETNIDSGKCTKGSCFAGVARRFSKIKEIRSRERNVMLLDAGDQFQGTVWFNFYKGAEAAHFMNKLGYDAMALGNHEFDNGVEGLIKPFLQQVQCTVLSANIKPDDKLAPQMSGNFFPFKIFDVDSQKVGVVGYTSQETPALSQPGPNVQFQEEVSAMQNQVNKLLSLGVNKIIALGHSGFVMDQKIARRVRGVDVVIGGHSNTFLYTGQAPSSEVPAGLYPFMVKSEDGRDVPVVQAYAFGKYLGYLKVTFSDTGDVLKATGNPILLDSTVPEDPDILADVQEWKKNLANYSSQYVGQTLVYLNGTFQECRFRECNLGNLICDAMVHHNIKYADELQWNHVSSCIFNGGGIRTSIDERSRNGSITMEDLISVLPFGGTFDMVQMKGTTLLKVFEHSVRRYGGSTGEFLQVSGFHVEYDISRVPGERVQSVSVLCTSCRVPIFEPLEPNRLYKMVLPSYLVEGGDGFSMIKEERLKHDSGDLDIAVLASYISERKKVHPAVEGRIRMFSSSSGRSGSMFLLILVGLLLTQSL; from the exons ATGAAAGAACTTCGTTGCTTGGTCTACTTTTGCATCTATGTTTCGGTAACAGCATGGGATCTCACTTTGCTCCACACCAACGATGTGCATGCCAGAGTTGAAGAAACAAACATCGATTCGGGAAAATGCACTAAGGGGTCGTGTTTTGCTGGTGTGGCCAGAAGATTTTCTAAAATAAAAGAAATCCGTAGCAGAGAGCGCAACGTGATGCTTCTAGACGCTGGTGATCAGTTTCAGGGAACCGTTTGGTTTAATTTTTACAAGGGTGCGGAGGCTGCACATTTTATGAATAAACTCGGATACGATGCAATG gcTCTTGGGAATCATGAGTTTGACAACGGAGTGGAAGGACTGATCAAGCCGTTCTTGCAACAAGTGCAGTGCACTGTTCTCAGTGCGAACATCAAGCCAGATGACAAACTAGCCCCGCAAATGAGTGGTAATTTCTTCCCGTTTAAGATATTTGATGTAGACTCTCAAAAGGTCGGTGTGGTGGGCTACACGTCACAGGAAACCCCTGCTCTGTCACAGCCAG GTCCAAATGTACAGTTTCAGGAGGAGGTAAGTGCCATGCAGAATCAGGTGAACAAACTACTGTCTCTCGGAGTGAACAAGATCATTGCCCTTGGCCACTCTGGTTTTGTTATGGACCAAAAGATTGCCAGAAGGGTGaggggtgtggatgtggtgaTCGGAGGACACAGCAATACTTTCTTATATACGG GGCAGGCGCCTTCCTCCGAGGTCCCAGCTGGGCTCTACCCTTTCATGGTGAAATCTGAAGATGGACGAGATGTCCCTGTTGTGCAAGCCTACGCTTTCGGAAAATATCTGGGTTACCTCAAGGTGACCTTTAGCGATACTGGCGACGTCCTCAAGGCCACAGGCAACCCTATCCTGCTGGACAGCACAGTACCAGAAG ATCCTGATATTCTTGCTGATGTCCAGGAGTGGAAGAAGAACCTGGCTAACTATTCCTCCCAGTATGTGGGTCAAACCCTAGTCTACCTCAACGGCACATTTCAAGAATGTCGATTTCGCGAATGCAACCTGGGTAATCTGATCTGTGATGCCATG GTACACCACAACATCAAATATGCAGATGAGCTCCAGTGGAATCATGTTAGCTCCTGCATCTTCAATGGTGGAGGCATCCGAACATCTATTGATGAACGCAGTCGAAATG GTTCCATCACAATGGAGGACCTCATCTCTGTCTTGCCGTTCGGAGGCACCTTTGACATGGTGCAGATGAAGGGCACCACGCTGCTGAAGGTTTTTGAGCACTCGGTCAGAAGATACGGAGGCAGCACGGGAGAATTCCTCCAGGTGTCAG GTTTCCATGTGGAATACGACATATCAAGGGTTCCAGGCGAGCGTGTGCAGAGCGTCAGTGTCCTGTGTACCAGCTGTCGCGTGCCCATCTTTGAACCCCTGGAGCCCAACCGGCTGTATAAGATGGTCCTGCCTTCATACCTggtggaaggaggagatggCTTTTCTATGATTAAGGAGGAGAGGCTGAAACATGACAGTG GTGATCTGGACATTGCTGTTCTGGCTAGCTACATCTCAGAAAGGAAGAAGGTGCACCCTGCAGTGGAGGGAAGAATCAGGATGTTCAGCTCGTCCAGTGGAAGATCTGGGTCCATGTTCCTGCTGATTCTGGTAGGACTGCTCCTGACTCAAAGCCTCTAA
- the nt5e gene encoding 5'-nucleotidase isoform X2, translating into MKELRCLVYFCIYVSVTAWDLTLLHTNDVHARVEETNIDSGKCTKGSCFAGVARRFSKIKEIRSRERNVMLLDAGDQFQGTVWFNFYKGAEAAHFMNKLGYDAMALGNHEFDNGVEGLIKPFLQQVQCTVLSANIKPDDKLAPQMSGNFFPFKIFDVDSQKVGVVGYTSQETPALSQPGPNVQFQEEIARRVRGVDVVIGGHSNTFLYTGQAPSSEVPAGLYPFMVKSEDGRDVPVVQAYAFGKYLGYLKVTFSDTGDVLKATGNPILLDSTVPEDPDILADVQEWKKNLANYSSQYVGQTLVYLNGTFQECRFRECNLGNLICDAMVHHNIKYADELQWNHVSSCIFNGGGIRTSIDERSRNGSITMEDLISVLPFGGTFDMVQMKGTTLLKVFEHSVRRYGGSTGEFLQVSGFHVEYDISRVPGERVQSVSVLCTSCRVPIFEPLEPNRLYKMVLPSYLVEGGDGFSMIKEERLKHDSGDLDIAVLASYISERKKVHPAVEGRIRMFSSSSGRSGSMFLLILVGLLLTQSL; encoded by the exons ATGAAAGAACTTCGTTGCTTGGTCTACTTTTGCATCTATGTTTCGGTAACAGCATGGGATCTCACTTTGCTCCACACCAACGATGTGCATGCCAGAGTTGAAGAAACAAACATCGATTCGGGAAAATGCACTAAGGGGTCGTGTTTTGCTGGTGTGGCCAGAAGATTTTCTAAAATAAAAGAAATCCGTAGCAGAGAGCGCAACGTGATGCTTCTAGACGCTGGTGATCAGTTTCAGGGAACCGTTTGGTTTAATTTTTACAAGGGTGCGGAGGCTGCACATTTTATGAATAAACTCGGATACGATGCAATG gcTCTTGGGAATCATGAGTTTGACAACGGAGTGGAAGGACTGATCAAGCCGTTCTTGCAACAAGTGCAGTGCACTGTTCTCAGTGCGAACATCAAGCCAGATGACAAACTAGCCCCGCAAATGAGTGGTAATTTCTTCCCGTTTAAGATATTTGATGTAGACTCTCAAAAGGTCGGTGTGGTGGGCTACACGTCACAGGAAACCCCTGCTCTGTCACAGCCAG GTCCAAATGTACAGTTTCAGGAGGAG ATTGCCAGAAGGGTGaggggtgtggatgtggtgaTCGGAGGACACAGCAATACTTTCTTATATACGG GGCAGGCGCCTTCCTCCGAGGTCCCAGCTGGGCTCTACCCTTTCATGGTGAAATCTGAAGATGGACGAGATGTCCCTGTTGTGCAAGCCTACGCTTTCGGAAAATATCTGGGTTACCTCAAGGTGACCTTTAGCGATACTGGCGACGTCCTCAAGGCCACAGGCAACCCTATCCTGCTGGACAGCACAGTACCAGAAG ATCCTGATATTCTTGCTGATGTCCAGGAGTGGAAGAAGAACCTGGCTAACTATTCCTCCCAGTATGTGGGTCAAACCCTAGTCTACCTCAACGGCACATTTCAAGAATGTCGATTTCGCGAATGCAACCTGGGTAATCTGATCTGTGATGCCATG GTACACCACAACATCAAATATGCAGATGAGCTCCAGTGGAATCATGTTAGCTCCTGCATCTTCAATGGTGGAGGCATCCGAACATCTATTGATGAACGCAGTCGAAATG GTTCCATCACAATGGAGGACCTCATCTCTGTCTTGCCGTTCGGAGGCACCTTTGACATGGTGCAGATGAAGGGCACCACGCTGCTGAAGGTTTTTGAGCACTCGGTCAGAAGATACGGAGGCAGCACGGGAGAATTCCTCCAGGTGTCAG GTTTCCATGTGGAATACGACATATCAAGGGTTCCAGGCGAGCGTGTGCAGAGCGTCAGTGTCCTGTGTACCAGCTGTCGCGTGCCCATCTTTGAACCCCTGGAGCCCAACCGGCTGTATAAGATGGTCCTGCCTTCATACCTggtggaaggaggagatggCTTTTCTATGATTAAGGAGGAGAGGCTGAAACATGACAGTG GTGATCTGGACATTGCTGTTCTGGCTAGCTACATCTCAGAAAGGAAGAAGGTGCACCCTGCAGTGGAGGGAAGAATCAGGATGTTCAGCTCGTCCAGTGGAAGATCTGGGTCCATGTTCCTGCTGATTCTGGTAGGACTGCTCCTGACTCAAAGCCTCTAA
- the nt5e gene encoding 5'-nucleotidase isoform X3: MKELRCLVYFCIYVSVTAWDLTLLHTNDVHARVEETNIDSGKCTKGSCFAGVARRFSKIKEIRSRERNVMLLDAGDQFQGTVWFNFYKGAEAAHFMNKLGYDAMALGNHEFDNGVEGLIKPFLQQVQCTVLSANIKPDDKLAPQMSGNFFPFKIFDVDSQKVGVVGYTSQETPALSQPGPNVQFQEEFVMTGQAPSSEVPAGLYPFMVKSEDGRDVPVVQAYAFGKYLGYLKVTFSDTGDVLKATGNPILLDSTVPEDPDILADVQEWKKNLANYSSQYVGQTLVYLNGTFQECRFRECNLGNLICDAMVHHNIKYADELQWNHVSSCIFNGGGIRTSIDERSRNGSITMEDLISVLPFGGTFDMVQMKGTTLLKVFEHSVRRYGGSTGEFLQVSGFHVEYDISRVPGERVQSVSVLCTSCRVPIFEPLEPNRLYKMVLPSYLVEGGDGFSMIKEERLKHDSGDLDIAVLASYISERKKVHPAVEGRIRMFSSSSGRSGSMFLLILVGLLLTQSL, from the exons ATGAAAGAACTTCGTTGCTTGGTCTACTTTTGCATCTATGTTTCGGTAACAGCATGGGATCTCACTTTGCTCCACACCAACGATGTGCATGCCAGAGTTGAAGAAACAAACATCGATTCGGGAAAATGCACTAAGGGGTCGTGTTTTGCTGGTGTGGCCAGAAGATTTTCTAAAATAAAAGAAATCCGTAGCAGAGAGCGCAACGTGATGCTTCTAGACGCTGGTGATCAGTTTCAGGGAACCGTTTGGTTTAATTTTTACAAGGGTGCGGAGGCTGCACATTTTATGAATAAACTCGGATACGATGCAATG gcTCTTGGGAATCATGAGTTTGACAACGGAGTGGAAGGACTGATCAAGCCGTTCTTGCAACAAGTGCAGTGCACTGTTCTCAGTGCGAACATCAAGCCAGATGACAAACTAGCCCCGCAAATGAGTGGTAATTTCTTCCCGTTTAAGATATTTGATGTAGACTCTCAAAAGGTCGGTGTGGTGGGCTACACGTCACAGGAAACCCCTGCTCTGTCACAGCCAG GTCCAAATGTACAGTTTCAGGAGGAG TTTGTTATGACAGGGCAGGCGCCTTCCTCCGAGGTCCCAGCTGGGCTCTACCCTTTCATGGTGAAATCTGAAGATGGACGAGATGTCCCTGTTGTGCAAGCCTACGCTTTCGGAAAATATCTGGGTTACCTCAAGGTGACCTTTAGCGATACTGGCGACGTCCTCAAGGCCACAGGCAACCCTATCCTGCTGGACAGCACAGTACCAGAAG ATCCTGATATTCTTGCTGATGTCCAGGAGTGGAAGAAGAACCTGGCTAACTATTCCTCCCAGTATGTGGGTCAAACCCTAGTCTACCTCAACGGCACATTTCAAGAATGTCGATTTCGCGAATGCAACCTGGGTAATCTGATCTGTGATGCCATG GTACACCACAACATCAAATATGCAGATGAGCTCCAGTGGAATCATGTTAGCTCCTGCATCTTCAATGGTGGAGGCATCCGAACATCTATTGATGAACGCAGTCGAAATG GTTCCATCACAATGGAGGACCTCATCTCTGTCTTGCCGTTCGGAGGCACCTTTGACATGGTGCAGATGAAGGGCACCACGCTGCTGAAGGTTTTTGAGCACTCGGTCAGAAGATACGGAGGCAGCACGGGAGAATTCCTCCAGGTGTCAG GTTTCCATGTGGAATACGACATATCAAGGGTTCCAGGCGAGCGTGTGCAGAGCGTCAGTGTCCTGTGTACCAGCTGTCGCGTGCCCATCTTTGAACCCCTGGAGCCCAACCGGCTGTATAAGATGGTCCTGCCTTCATACCTggtggaaggaggagatggCTTTTCTATGATTAAGGAGGAGAGGCTGAAACATGACAGTG GTGATCTGGACATTGCTGTTCTGGCTAGCTACATCTCAGAAAGGAAGAAGGTGCACCCTGCAGTGGAGGGAAGAATCAGGATGTTCAGCTCGTCCAGTGGAAGATCTGGGTCCATGTTCCTGCTGATTCTGGTAGGACTGCTCCTGACTCAAAGCCTCTAA
- the snx14 gene encoding sorting nexin-14 isoform X2 produces MANIRTNMENLEKTLKIDLLREVLRQYPVFCFLLMFMLSSTILLNRYLHILMVFWSFLAGLITFYCSLGPESLLPNILLTIKPRHKKEELQELFPSGHSCAVCGKVKCKRHRPTLLLENYQPWLGLKVCSKVDSSISEVLELVLENFVYPWYRDITDDEACVDELRMTLRFFAAVMIRRAQKVDVPSVVAGKMMKATMKHIEIISKAWGKVRSSESLQQAALEEYGPDLHVALHSRRDELLYLRKLTEMLFNYVMPPKATDCRSLSLLLREVMTGSVILPTMDFMADPDTVNHMVLIFIDDSPHEAASEPSSALVPFLQKYADPRNKKASVLKLELKEIREQQDLLFRFMNFLKHEGAVHVLQFCLTVEEFNDKILSPDLSDAELQRLHGEVQHIYETYCLEESIDKISFDTFIVEEIRNIAQGPYMGVVQLQTMRCLFEAYEHVLSLLEGVFTPLFCHSDEYFRHLLRGVESPTRNSRMSRNISKRGETFGISRIGSKIKGVFKSNTLEGAMLPSYAMVDAEEDLVEEATVVVEDESPAEAAGTPGVLRNLSAWSISIPYVDLYDDETRRERVPVFCIDVERKDRKEVGHETEKWSIYRRYLEFYVLESKLTEFHGSFADAQLPSKRIIGPKNVEFLSSKREEFEEYLQRLLLHPELSNSQLLADFLSPHSMESQFLDKMLPDVNLGKIFKSVPGKLMKEKGQNLEPFIQSFFNSCESPKPKPSRPELTILSPTTEYDKKLFNDLFRNNANLSESVERKQNQNYFMEMTTVEGMYDYMMYVGRIVFHMPEWLHHILSGARILFKNTFEAYMDQYMQMKLERILQEHRLVSLITQLRDAVFCENSEERYTEDKQRRAKQTFEEMMRYLPDIVVKCIGEEAKFEGIKLLFEGFQQPMLNKQMTYVLLDIAIQELFPELNKTGGQSESTDWWTE; encoded by the exons ATGGCCAATATACGAACAAATATGGAGAATCTGGAAAAAACACTGAAGATTGACCTCCTGAGAGAAGTTCTCCGTCAATATCcagttttttgttttcttctgaTGTTTATGCTTTCGTCAACTATACTTCTCAACCG GTATCTACACATTCTGATGGTGTTCTGGTCCTTCCTGGCTGGGCTGATTACATTCTATTGCTCCCTTGGCCCCGAATCCCTGCTGCCAAACATCCTCCTCACTATAAAGCCTAGACACAAA AAAGAGGAACTACAGGAGCTATTTCCATCGGGGCACAGCTGTGCAGTGTGTGGGAAAGTCAAGTGCAAACGGCACAG ACCTACGTTACTTCTTGAAAATTATCAACCATGGTTGGGCTTAAAAGTATGCTCAAAAGTGGACTCTTCCATATCTGAG GTGCTTGAGTTGGTTTTGGAAAACTTTGTGTATCCTTGGTATCG GGACATAACAGATGATGAGGCCTGCGTGGATGAACTTAGAATGACCTTACGTTTCTTTGCGGCCGTTATGATTCGACGAGCTCAGAAG GTGGATGTCCCCTCGGTTGTTGCTGGTAAAATGATGAAGGCGACCATGAAGCATATAGAAATAATATCAAAAGCCTGGGGAAaag tgAGGAGCTCAGAGAGTCTGCAGCAGGCTGCTCTGGAGGAGTATGGCCCAGACCTGCATGTGGCTCTCCACAGCAGGAGAGATGAGCTTCTCTATTTGAGGAAGCTGACAGAGATGCTGTTTAACTATGTCATGCCCCCTAAAGCCACTGACTGCAG GTCTCTGTCTTTATTACTGCGAGAGGTTATGACAGGCTCTGTGATACTCCCCACTATGGACTTCATGGCCGACCCA GATACCGTGAACCACATGGTGCTGATATTCATTGATGACAGTCCA CATGAAGCAGCCAGTGAGCCTTCCTCTGCCCTGGTCCCCTTCCTGCAGAAGTACGCTGACCCACGGAACAAGAAGGCATCT GTTCTGAAGCTGGAGCTTAAGGAGATCAGAGAGCAGCAGGATCTACTGTTCCGCTTCATGAACTTCCTGAAGCACGAAGGGGCCGTGCATGTGCTGCAGTTCTGCCTCACTGTGG AGGAATTCAACGACAAGATCCTGTCTCCTGATCTGAGTGATGCTGAGCTGCAGAGGTTGCATGGGGAGGTGCAGCACATCTATGAGACCTATTGCTTGGAAGAGAGCATTGACAAGATCAGCTTTGACACCTTCATCGTAGAGGAAATACGCAACA TTGCTCAGGGTCCATACATGGGCGTGGTCCAGTTGCAGACCATGCGCTGCCTGTTTGAAGCTTACGAGCATGTCCTGTCTCTACTGGAGGGAGTCTTCACCCCTCTTTTCTGCCACAGTGATGAG taCTTCAGGCACCTCCTCAGAGGGGTGGAGTCTCCGACCAGGAACTCCAGAATGAGCAG aaACATATCAAAGCGGGGGGAGACATTTGGAATCAGCAGGATTGGAAGTAAAATCAAAGGAGTGTTCAAGAGCAACACCTTGGAAGGAGCGATGCTGCCCTCTTATGCTATGGTCGACGCAGAGGAAGACCTG gtggaggaggccaCAGTGGTTGTGGAGGATGAGTCTCCTGCTGAAGCAGCCGGCACCCCGGGGGTCCTGAGGAACCTGTCTGCCTGGAGCATCTCCATCCCCTATGTGGACCTGTACGACGacgagaccaggagagagagggtcccTGTGTTCTGCATCGACGTGGAGCGcaaagacaggaaggaag TGGGGCATGAAACTGAAAAGTGGTCCATCTATAGGAGATATCTAGAATTCTACGTGCTAGAATCAAAACTCACTGAATTCCATG GGTCGTTTGCAGACGCACAGCTTCCTTCCAAAAGAATAATTGGACCAAAGAATGTTGAGTTCTTATCTTCTAAGAGGGAGGAGTTTGAGGAGTATTTGCAG AGGCTTCTGCTGCACCCAGAGCTGAGTAACAGCCAGCTTCttgctgacttcctgtccccacACAGTATGGAATCTCAGTTCCTGGACAAGATGCTGCCTGATGTTAATCTGG GTAAAATTTTCAAGTCTGTTCCTGGAAAGCTTATGAAAGAG AAAGGGCAGAATTTGGAACCATTCATCCAGTCTTTTTTCAACTCTTGCGAGTCACCCAAGCCCAAACCCAGCAGACCAGAACTGACCATCCTCAGCCCCACAACCGAGTATGATAAGAAG CTCTTCAACGACCTGTTCAGGAACAATGCAAATCTGTCTGAGAGTGTGGAGAGGAAGCAAAACCAGAACTACTTTATGGAAATGACCACAGTTGAGGGAATGTATGATTACATGATGTATGTGG GTCGCATAGTGTTCCACATGCCGGAATGGTTGCATCACATCCTGTCAGGAGCACGGATCCTGTTTAAGAACACATTTGAGGCGTACATGGACCAGTACATGCAGATGAAGCTGGAAAGGATTCTCCAGGAGCACCGCTTGGTGTCTCTCATCACCCAGCTCAGAG ATGCCGTGTTCTGTGAGAACAGTGAAGAACGCTACACAGAAGACAAGCAGAGGAGAGCCAAACAGACCTTTGAAGAGATGATGAGATACTTGCCAG ACATTGTGGTTAAGTGCATTGGCGAGGAGGCCAAGTTTGAAGGCATTAAGCTTCTGTTTGAAGGCTTTCAGCAGCCAATGCTCAACAAGCAG ATGACTTACGTTCTGCTGGATATTGCTATTCAGGAGCTCTTCCCAGAGCTCAACAAG ACTGGTGGACAGAGTGAATCCACAGACTGGTGGACAGAGTGA
- the snx14 gene encoding sorting nexin-14 isoform X1, with protein sequence MANIRTNMENLEKTLKIDLLREVLRQYPVFCFLLMFMLSSTILLNRYLHILMVFWSFLAGLITFYCSLGPESLLPNILLTIKPRHKKEELQELFPSGHSCAVCGKVKCKRHRPTLLLENYQPWLGLKVCSKVDSSISEVLELVLENFVYPWYRDITDDEACVDELRMTLRFFAAVMIRRAQKVDVPSVVAGKMMKATMKHIEIISKAWGKVRSSESLQQAALEEYGPDLHVALHSRRDELLYLRKLTEMLFNYVMPPKATDCRSLSLLLREVMTGSVILPTMDFMADPDTVNHMVLIFIDDSPHEAASEPSSALVPFLQKYADPRNKKASVLKLELKEIREQQDLLFRFMNFLKHEGAVHVLQFCLTVEEFNDKILSPDLSDAELQRLHGEVQHIYETYCLEESIDKISFDTFIVEEIRNIAQGPYMGVVQLQTMRCLFEAYEHVLSLLEGVFTPLFCHSDEYFRHLLRGVESPTRNSRMSRNSLSFDDMRNISKRGETFGISRIGSKIKGVFKSNTLEGAMLPSYAMVDAEEDLVEEATVVVEDESPAEAAGTPGVLRNLSAWSISIPYVDLYDDETRRERVPVFCIDVERKDRKEVGHETEKWSIYRRYLEFYVLESKLTEFHGSFADAQLPSKRIIGPKNVEFLSSKREEFEEYLQRLLLHPELSNSQLLADFLSPHSMESQFLDKMLPDVNLGKIFKSVPGKLMKEKGQNLEPFIQSFFNSCESPKPKPSRPELTILSPTTEYDKKLFNDLFRNNANLSESVERKQNQNYFMEMTTVEGMYDYMMYVGRIVFHMPEWLHHILSGARILFKNTFEAYMDQYMQMKLERILQEHRLVSLITQLRDAVFCENSEERYTEDKQRRAKQTFEEMMRYLPDIVVKCIGEEAKFEGIKLLFEGFQQPMLNKQMTYVLLDIAIQELFPELNKTGGQSESTDWWTE encoded by the exons ATGGCCAATATACGAACAAATATGGAGAATCTGGAAAAAACACTGAAGATTGACCTCCTGAGAGAAGTTCTCCGTCAATATCcagttttttgttttcttctgaTGTTTATGCTTTCGTCAACTATACTTCTCAACCG GTATCTACACATTCTGATGGTGTTCTGGTCCTTCCTGGCTGGGCTGATTACATTCTATTGCTCCCTTGGCCCCGAATCCCTGCTGCCAAACATCCTCCTCACTATAAAGCCTAGACACAAA AAAGAGGAACTACAGGAGCTATTTCCATCGGGGCACAGCTGTGCAGTGTGTGGGAAAGTCAAGTGCAAACGGCACAG ACCTACGTTACTTCTTGAAAATTATCAACCATGGTTGGGCTTAAAAGTATGCTCAAAAGTGGACTCTTCCATATCTGAG GTGCTTGAGTTGGTTTTGGAAAACTTTGTGTATCCTTGGTATCG GGACATAACAGATGATGAGGCCTGCGTGGATGAACTTAGAATGACCTTACGTTTCTTTGCGGCCGTTATGATTCGACGAGCTCAGAAG GTGGATGTCCCCTCGGTTGTTGCTGGTAAAATGATGAAGGCGACCATGAAGCATATAGAAATAATATCAAAAGCCTGGGGAAaag tgAGGAGCTCAGAGAGTCTGCAGCAGGCTGCTCTGGAGGAGTATGGCCCAGACCTGCATGTGGCTCTCCACAGCAGGAGAGATGAGCTTCTCTATTTGAGGAAGCTGACAGAGATGCTGTTTAACTATGTCATGCCCCCTAAAGCCACTGACTGCAG GTCTCTGTCTTTATTACTGCGAGAGGTTATGACAGGCTCTGTGATACTCCCCACTATGGACTTCATGGCCGACCCA GATACCGTGAACCACATGGTGCTGATATTCATTGATGACAGTCCA CATGAAGCAGCCAGTGAGCCTTCCTCTGCCCTGGTCCCCTTCCTGCAGAAGTACGCTGACCCACGGAACAAGAAGGCATCT GTTCTGAAGCTGGAGCTTAAGGAGATCAGAGAGCAGCAGGATCTACTGTTCCGCTTCATGAACTTCCTGAAGCACGAAGGGGCCGTGCATGTGCTGCAGTTCTGCCTCACTGTGG AGGAATTCAACGACAAGATCCTGTCTCCTGATCTGAGTGATGCTGAGCTGCAGAGGTTGCATGGGGAGGTGCAGCACATCTATGAGACCTATTGCTTGGAAGAGAGCATTGACAAGATCAGCTTTGACACCTTCATCGTAGAGGAAATACGCAACA TTGCTCAGGGTCCATACATGGGCGTGGTCCAGTTGCAGACCATGCGCTGCCTGTTTGAAGCTTACGAGCATGTCCTGTCTCTACTGGAGGGAGTCTTCACCCCTCTTTTCTGCCACAGTGATGAG taCTTCAGGCACCTCCTCAGAGGGGTGGAGTCTCCGACCAGGAACTCCAGAATGAGCAG GAATAGCCTGAGTTTCGATGATATGAG aaACATATCAAAGCGGGGGGAGACATTTGGAATCAGCAGGATTGGAAGTAAAATCAAAGGAGTGTTCAAGAGCAACACCTTGGAAGGAGCGATGCTGCCCTCTTATGCTATGGTCGACGCAGAGGAAGACCTG gtggaggaggccaCAGTGGTTGTGGAGGATGAGTCTCCTGCTGAAGCAGCCGGCACCCCGGGGGTCCTGAGGAACCTGTCTGCCTGGAGCATCTCCATCCCCTATGTGGACCTGTACGACGacgagaccaggagagagagggtcccTGTGTTCTGCATCGACGTGGAGCGcaaagacaggaaggaag TGGGGCATGAAACTGAAAAGTGGTCCATCTATAGGAGATATCTAGAATTCTACGTGCTAGAATCAAAACTCACTGAATTCCATG GGTCGTTTGCAGACGCACAGCTTCCTTCCAAAAGAATAATTGGACCAAAGAATGTTGAGTTCTTATCTTCTAAGAGGGAGGAGTTTGAGGAGTATTTGCAG AGGCTTCTGCTGCACCCAGAGCTGAGTAACAGCCAGCTTCttgctgacttcctgtccccacACAGTATGGAATCTCAGTTCCTGGACAAGATGCTGCCTGATGTTAATCTGG GTAAAATTTTCAAGTCTGTTCCTGGAAAGCTTATGAAAGAG AAAGGGCAGAATTTGGAACCATTCATCCAGTCTTTTTTCAACTCTTGCGAGTCACCCAAGCCCAAACCCAGCAGACCAGAACTGACCATCCTCAGCCCCACAACCGAGTATGATAAGAAG CTCTTCAACGACCTGTTCAGGAACAATGCAAATCTGTCTGAGAGTGTGGAGAGGAAGCAAAACCAGAACTACTTTATGGAAATGACCACAGTTGAGGGAATGTATGATTACATGATGTATGTGG GTCGCATAGTGTTCCACATGCCGGAATGGTTGCATCACATCCTGTCAGGAGCACGGATCCTGTTTAAGAACACATTTGAGGCGTACATGGACCAGTACATGCAGATGAAGCTGGAAAGGATTCTCCAGGAGCACCGCTTGGTGTCTCTCATCACCCAGCTCAGAG ATGCCGTGTTCTGTGAGAACAGTGAAGAACGCTACACAGAAGACAAGCAGAGGAGAGCCAAACAGACCTTTGAAGAGATGATGAGATACTTGCCAG ACATTGTGGTTAAGTGCATTGGCGAGGAGGCCAAGTTTGAAGGCATTAAGCTTCTGTTTGAAGGCTTTCAGCAGCCAATGCTCAACAAGCAG ATGACTTACGTTCTGCTGGATATTGCTATTCAGGAGCTCTTCCCAGAGCTCAACAAG ACTGGTGGACAGAGTGAATCCACAGACTGGTGGACAGAGTGA